A portion of the Rissa tridactyla isolate bRisTri1 chromosome 19, bRisTri1.patW.cur.20221130, whole genome shotgun sequence genome contains these proteins:
- the SLC25A39 gene encoding probable mitochondrial glutathione transporter SLC25A39 isoform X1: MAEKTLPSPGGGITPLQQMLASGTGAILTSLFVTPLDVVKIRLQAQRTPFSKALPAQSVPWGAQQATWKCFLYCNGLMDHLYVCQNGNGCTAWYKAPTRFSGTLDAFVKITRYEGIRSLWSGLPPTLVMAVPATVIYFTTYDQLRDYLHARTGSRGHHIPLLAGALARLGAVTVISPLELIRTKMQSRQLSYRELGVCIQSAVAQDGWLSLWRGWGPTVLRDVPFSALYWFNYELVREWLCRQARMEEPTFMISFTSGAISGTVAAVLTLPFDVVKTQRQIELGDSEAHPVTTSKPSSTWLLMRRIRAESGTRGLFAGFLPRVIKVAPACAIMISTYEFGKTFFQKLNQERRLPGL, encoded by the exons ATGGCTGAGAAGACGTTGCCGAGCCCCGGCGGGGGCATCACGCCGCTGCAGCAGATGCTGGCCTCGGGGACGGGGGCCATCCTCACCTCCCTCTTCG TGACGCCGCTGGACGTGGTGAAGATCCGGCTGCAGGCCCAGAGGACCCCCTTCTCCAAAG CATTGCCAGCACAGTCTGTGCCCTGGGGTGCTCAGCAGGCCACAT GGAAGTGTTTCCTCTACTGCAACGGGCTCATGGACCATCTGTACGTCTGCCAGAACGGCAATGGCTGCACCGCCTGGTACAAGGCCCCCACCCGCTTCAGCGGCACGCTG GATGCCTTCGTGAAGATCACACGCTACGAGGGCATCAGGTCTCTGTGGAGCGGCTTGCCCCCCACCCT GGTCATGGCTGTGCCAGCCACCGTCATTTATTTCACCACCTACGACCAGCTGCGGGACTACCTGCACGCTCGCACGGGGAGCCGGGGGCACCACATCCCCTTGCTGGCCGGGGCCCTCGCCAGGC TGGGCGCAGTGACGGTCATCAGCCCCTTGGAGCTCATCCGCACCAAGATGCAGTCCCGGCAGCTCAGCTACCGGGAGCTGGGTGTCTGCATCCAGTCGGCGGTGGCTCAGGACGGCTGGCTGTCCCtctggaggggctggggacccaCCGTGCTGCGAGACGTCCCCTTCTCCG CTCTCTACTGGTTTAACTATGAGCTGGTGAGGGAATGGCTCTGCAGGCAGGCCCGGATGGAGGAGCCCACGTTCATGATCAGCTTCACATCCGGGGCCATCTCCGGGACG GTGGCTGCGGTGCTGACGCTGCCCTTCGACGTGGTGAAGACCCAGCGGCAGATTGAGCTGGGAGACAGCGAAGCGCACCCAG tCACAACCTCCAAGCCTTCCTCCACATGGCTGCTCATGCGGCGCATCCGCGCTGAGTCTGGCACGCGGGGGCTGTTTGCAG GCTTCCTGCCCCGCGTCATTAAGGTGGCACCCGCCTGCGCCATCATGATCAGCACCTATGAATTTGGCAAGaccttcttccagaagctgaACCAGGAGCGGCGGCTGCCTGGGTTGTga
- the RUNDC3A gene encoding RUN domain-containing protein 3A, with protein MALGFSSKKASSRNIAVERKNLITVCKFSVKALMEKYTVEPIDDSSEEFLNFAAILEHILSHRFKGPVSWFSSDGQRGFWDYIRLACSKVPNNCISSIENMENINTARAKGRAWIRMVLMEKRMSEYIYTAVKDSQTTRRFYDDGAIMLRDDSVVLTGTLIGLSAINFSFCLKGEVMDGKTPVVIDYTPYLKFTQSYDYLSEEEERGSVESSTSEDSSPEHPYLPLVTDEDSWYSKWRKMEQKFRIVYAQKGYLEELVRLRESQLKDLEAENKRLKLRLEEVMVQNQLEKRELEGVILELQEQLTGLIPCENPQLTQLSKEMVTPLVNQWPSLGTLNGNESGSDSKLYRRHSFVSTDQLSAENSLSSDSQRLGEGKREGEPWGPLGKDPTPSMLGLCGSLASLPSCKSLASLKSNECLVSDSTEASPTRSPS; from the exons GTTCTCAGTGAAGGCTCTGATGGAGAAATACACGGTGGAGCCCATCGACGACTCCTCTGAGGAGTTCCTTAACTTCGCCGCCATCCTTGAGCATATCCTCAGCCACCGCTTTAAAG GCCCCGTCAGCTGGTTCAGCTCGGATGGGCAGCGCGGGTTTTGGGACTACATCCGCCTGGCCTGCAGCAAGGTCCCCAACAACTGCATCAGCAGCATCGAGAACATGGAGAACATCAACACCGCCAGGGCCAAG GGCCGTGCCTGGATCCGCATGGTGCTGATGGAGAAGCGCATGTCCGAGTACATCTACACAGCCGTGAAGGACTCGCAGACCACCCG GCGGTTTTACGACGATGGGGCCATCATGCTGCGGGACGACTCCGTGGTGCTCACGGGGACGCTCATCGGGCTCAGCGCCATCAATTTCAG CTTCTGCCTGAAGGGTGAGGTGATGGACGGTAAAACGCCCGTGGTCATCGACTACACGCCCTACCTGAAGTTCACACAGAG cTACGACTACCTGAGCGAGGAAGAGGAGCGGGGCAGCGTGGAGAGCAGCACGAGCGAAGACAGCTCCCCCGAGCACCCCTACCTGCCCCTGGTCACCGACGAGGACAGCTGGTACAGCAAGTGGCGCAAGATGGAGCAGAAATTTCGCATCGTTTATGCCCAAAAG GGGTACCTGGAGGAGCTGGTGCGGCTGCGGGAGTCGCAGCTGAAGGACCTGGAGGCGGAGAACAAGCGGCTGAAGCTGCGCCTGGAGGAGGTGATGGTGCAGAACCAGCTGGAGAAGAGGGAGCTGGAGGGCGTCAtcctggagctgcaggagcagct GACGGGGCTGATCCCCTGCGAGAACCCGCAGCTGACCCAGCTCTCCAAGGAGATGGTGACGCCCCTGGTGAACCAGTGGCCCTCGCTGGGGACCCTCAACGGCAACGAGAGCGGCTCGGACAGCAAGCTTTACCGGAG GCACAGCTTCGTGAGCACCGACCAGCTCTCGGCCGAGAACAGCCTCAGCTCCGACTCCCAGCGCCTGGGCGAGGGCAAGCGCGAAGGCGAGCCCTGGGGGCCCTTGG GGAAGGACCCCACGCCCTCCATGCTGGGGCTCTGCGGCTCCCTGGCCTCCTTGCCCAGCTGCAAGTCCCTGGCCAGCCTCAAGTCCAATGAGTGCCTGGTGAGCGACAGCACCGAAGCCAGCCCAACCCGCAGCCCCAGCTGA
- the SLC25A39 gene encoding probable mitochondrial glutathione transporter SLC25A39 isoform X3, translated as MPIAWPEGASAMAEKTLPSPGGGITPLQQMLASGTGAILTSLFVTPLDVVKIRLQAQRTPFSKALPAQSVPWGAQQATWKCFLYCNGLMDHLYVCQNGNGCTAWYKAPTRFSGTLDAFVKITRYEGIRSLWSGLPPTLVMAVPATVIYFTTYDQLRDYLHARTGSRGHHIPLLAGALARLGAVTVISPLELIRTKMQSRQLSYRELGVCIQSAVAQDGWLSLWRGWGPTVLRDVPFSALYWFNYELVREWLCRQARMEEPTFMISFTSGAISGTVAAVLTLPFDVVKTQRQIELGDSEAHPVTTSKPSSTWLLMRRIRAESGTRGLFAGFLPRVIKVAPACAIMISTYEFGKTFFQKLNQERRLPGL; from the exons ATGCCGATAGCGTGGCCGGAG GGGGCCAGCGCCATGGCTGAGAAGACGTTGCCGAGCCCCGGCGGGGGCATCACGCCGCTGCAGCAGATGCTGGCCTCGGGGACGGGGGCCATCCTCACCTCCCTCTTCG TGACGCCGCTGGACGTGGTGAAGATCCGGCTGCAGGCCCAGAGGACCCCCTTCTCCAAAG CATTGCCAGCACAGTCTGTGCCCTGGGGTGCTCAGCAGGCCACAT GGAAGTGTTTCCTCTACTGCAACGGGCTCATGGACCATCTGTACGTCTGCCAGAACGGCAATGGCTGCACCGCCTGGTACAAGGCCCCCACCCGCTTCAGCGGCACGCTG GATGCCTTCGTGAAGATCACACGCTACGAGGGCATCAGGTCTCTGTGGAGCGGCTTGCCCCCCACCCT GGTCATGGCTGTGCCAGCCACCGTCATTTATTTCACCACCTACGACCAGCTGCGGGACTACCTGCACGCTCGCACGGGGAGCCGGGGGCACCACATCCCCTTGCTGGCCGGGGCCCTCGCCAGGC TGGGCGCAGTGACGGTCATCAGCCCCTTGGAGCTCATCCGCACCAAGATGCAGTCCCGGCAGCTCAGCTACCGGGAGCTGGGTGTCTGCATCCAGTCGGCGGTGGCTCAGGACGGCTGGCTGTCCCtctggaggggctggggacccaCCGTGCTGCGAGACGTCCCCTTCTCCG CTCTCTACTGGTTTAACTATGAGCTGGTGAGGGAATGGCTCTGCAGGCAGGCCCGGATGGAGGAGCCCACGTTCATGATCAGCTTCACATCCGGGGCCATCTCCGGGACG GTGGCTGCGGTGCTGACGCTGCCCTTCGACGTGGTGAAGACCCAGCGGCAGATTGAGCTGGGAGACAGCGAAGCGCACCCAG tCACAACCTCCAAGCCTTCCTCCACATGGCTGCTCATGCGGCGCATCCGCGCTGAGTCTGGCACGCGGGGGCTGTTTGCAG GCTTCCTGCCCCGCGTCATTAAGGTGGCACCCGCCTGCGCCATCATGATCAGCACCTATGAATTTGGCAAGaccttcttccagaagctgaACCAGGAGCGGCGGCTGCCTGGGTTGTga
- the SLC25A39 gene encoding probable mitochondrial glutathione transporter SLC25A39 isoform X2, with protein MAEKTLPSPGGGITPLQQMLASGTGAILTSLFVTPLDVVKIRLQAQRTPFSKGKCFLYCNGLMDHLYVCQNGNGCTAWYKAPTRFSGTLDAFVKITRYEGIRSLWSGLPPTLVMAVPATVIYFTTYDQLRDYLHARTGSRGHHIPLLAGALARLGAVTVISPLELIRTKMQSRQLSYRELGVCIQSAVAQDGWLSLWRGWGPTVLRDVPFSALYWFNYELVREWLCRQARMEEPTFMISFTSGAISGTVAAVLTLPFDVVKTQRQIELGDSEAHPVTTSKPSSTWLLMRRIRAESGTRGLFAGFLPRVIKVAPACAIMISTYEFGKTFFQKLNQERRLPGL; from the exons ATGGCTGAGAAGACGTTGCCGAGCCCCGGCGGGGGCATCACGCCGCTGCAGCAGATGCTGGCCTCGGGGACGGGGGCCATCCTCACCTCCCTCTTCG TGACGCCGCTGGACGTGGTGAAGATCCGGCTGCAGGCCCAGAGGACCCCCTTCTCCAAAG GGAAGTGTTTCCTCTACTGCAACGGGCTCATGGACCATCTGTACGTCTGCCAGAACGGCAATGGCTGCACCGCCTGGTACAAGGCCCCCACCCGCTTCAGCGGCACGCTG GATGCCTTCGTGAAGATCACACGCTACGAGGGCATCAGGTCTCTGTGGAGCGGCTTGCCCCCCACCCT GGTCATGGCTGTGCCAGCCACCGTCATTTATTTCACCACCTACGACCAGCTGCGGGACTACCTGCACGCTCGCACGGGGAGCCGGGGGCACCACATCCCCTTGCTGGCCGGGGCCCTCGCCAGGC TGGGCGCAGTGACGGTCATCAGCCCCTTGGAGCTCATCCGCACCAAGATGCAGTCCCGGCAGCTCAGCTACCGGGAGCTGGGTGTCTGCATCCAGTCGGCGGTGGCTCAGGACGGCTGGCTGTCCCtctggaggggctggggacccaCCGTGCTGCGAGACGTCCCCTTCTCCG CTCTCTACTGGTTTAACTATGAGCTGGTGAGGGAATGGCTCTGCAGGCAGGCCCGGATGGAGGAGCCCACGTTCATGATCAGCTTCACATCCGGGGCCATCTCCGGGACG GTGGCTGCGGTGCTGACGCTGCCCTTCGACGTGGTGAAGACCCAGCGGCAGATTGAGCTGGGAGACAGCGAAGCGCACCCAG tCACAACCTCCAAGCCTTCCTCCACATGGCTGCTCATGCGGCGCATCCGCGCTGAGTCTGGCACGCGGGGGCTGTTTGCAG GCTTCCTGCCCCGCGTCATTAAGGTGGCACCCGCCTGCGCCATCATGATCAGCACCTATGAATTTGGCAAGaccttcttccagaagctgaACCAGGAGCGGCGGCTGCCTGGGTTGTga